In Terriglobales bacterium, the sequence GGATCGGGCCAATAGGCCGCGGACAAGAGTGTCCGCCCCACACAGAGTCAGCCCGGGCGCGACCGGTTCAGCTCCCAGGCCTTGGCATATTTCCACGAGACATACCCGGCGTGATAGAGGTGCAGAAGCAGCCCTTCCCGGCCATCCAGGAATCCCAGCCGAAGGAAGTAGTTGTAGAAGAAGGTGGCGGCCGGGCGAAGAA encodes:
- a CDS encoding glycosyltransferase family 2 protein, with the translated sequence LRPAATFFYNYFLRLGFLDGREGLLLHLYHAGYVSWKYAKAWELNRSRPG